The Ictalurus furcatus strain D&B chromosome 5, Billie_1.0, whole genome shotgun sequence genome includes a region encoding these proteins:
- the inka2 gene encoding PAK4-inhibitor INKA2, with product MQRAPERKEMDTCLKRLKQELTSMREAGDGLQTQMNSMMGALQELKLLKVQTALEQLQISCKNSQLYQHSPHRPTTSDTALTHHLNHISRGSRQNYTQISEEPKKHIFTRESRLSDLEMEPCTYLTSSPFEKHSLVSHHAPRRQEPRGTHHRGSLCNSASFSSSEDGSFSSCGSRDSVPLCNTASHSTSRSPFEECQPSFHSATMAELQGLMDTLSREGPSIDSDFSQFDTDDSNDWTSSLMNQSRNRQPLVLGDNVFADLVGNWLDLPELESRISGEAESTGGIAEASHHPLRLSCSQEFCRRLSLTTSIFKKVLRSIRPDREKLLKERSGWLHLEDEEETLCKRGKKKNKGSKPKDSVYRPFWTKAGGLRGKSKPIPDNAEIKISKGPIFDYSSAVWV from the coding sequence acctCCATGCGGGAGGCAGGCGATGGTCTCCAGACTCAAATGAACTCTATGATGGGAGCTTTGCAGGAGCTGAAACTCCTTAAGGTGCAGACTGCTCTGGAACAACTTCAGATCTCCTGCAAAAACAGTCAGCTTTATCAACACTCTCCTCATAGACCCACGACCTCAGATACAGCACTCACACATCATCTGAATCATATCTCAAGAGGAAGCAGACAAAATTATACACAGATTTCAGAAGAGccaaaaaaacatatttttacaaGAGAATCAAGACTGTCTGACCTAGAAATGGAACCCTGTACATACCTCACCAGCTCCCCATTTGAGAAACATAGTCTGGTTTCACACCATGCACCTAGAAGACAGGAACCTAGAGGAACCCACCACAGAGGAAGTCTGTGCAACTCTGCTTCCTTCTCCAGCTCTGAGGATGGCAGCTTCTCCTCCTGTGGTTCTCGAGATAGTGTCCCTTTATGCAATACTGCAAGCCATTCAACCTCAAGATCTCCTTTTGAAGAGTGTCAACCTTCATTCCATTCAGCCACAATGGCTGAGCTCCAAGGACTAATGGACACACTTTCACGGGAAGGACCCTCTATTGACAGTGATTTTTCTCAATTCGACACAGACGACTCCAATGACTGGACGTCCTCTCTGATGAATCAAAGCCGAAACAGGCAGCCATTAGTGCTAGGAGACAATGTCTTTGCTGATTTAGTGGGTAACTGGCTTGACCTGCCTGAACTGGAGAGCCGAATATCTGGTGAGGCAGAGAGCACAGGAGGGATTGCTGAAGCATCTCATCATCCACTACGACTAAGCTGCTCTCAGGAGTTCTGCAGAAGACTCTCTCTAACCACCAGCATCTTCAAAAAGGTCTTGCGCAGCATTCGACCTGACCGGGAGAAACTTCTCAAAGAGAGATCAGGATGGTTACACttagaggatgaggaggaaacCCTCTGTAAAAGGggtaagaagaagaataaagggTCCAAACCTAAAGACAGTGTCTACAGACCCTTCTGGACAAAAGCTGGTGGACTGAGAGGGAAAAGCAAACCAATACCAGACAATGCAGAAATCAAAATTTCAAAAGGGCCAATATTTGATTATAGCTCTGCAGTCTGGGTTTAA